The following are encoded together in the Panicum virgatum strain AP13 chromosome 6K, P.virgatum_v5, whole genome shotgun sequence genome:
- the LOC120712534 gene encoding dormancy-associated protein homolog 3-like, with protein MGLLDQLWDETVAGPRPESGLGRLRKYASFSPSSSSSLAPAAAPAVTRSFTVGGRPASLSVDQSPHGESYSSSVPSSPASGPDSPFAAATPKADGYGRLGRKSKASDGPEPAIGPRSPTVYDWVVINLE; from the exons ATGGGTCTCCTGGACCAGCTCTGGGACGAGACGGTGGCCGGCCCGCGCCCGGAGTCCGGCCTCGGCAGGCTCCGCAAGTACGCCTCCTTCTccccctcgtcgtcgtcctcgctggcccccgccgcggcgcccgcggtGACGCGCAGCTTCACCGTCGGGGGCCGCCCGGCGTCGCTGTCCGTCGACCAGTCGCCGCACGGGGAGTCGTACAGCTCCTCCGTCCCGTCCTCCCCGGCCAGCGGGCCGGACTCCCCGTTCGCCGCAG CTACGCCCAAGGCCGATGGCTATGGGAGGCTTGGCCGGAAATCCAAGGCCTCCGACGGGCCGGAGCCGGCCATCGGGCCGAGGAGCCCCACCGTGTACGACTG GGTGGTGATCAACTTGGAATGA